The following proteins come from a genomic window of Paenibacillus sp. CAA11:
- a CDS encoding DUF1036 domain-containing protein — protein sequence MGLYFRNTTGFTLYVAFAYPDFGCSPVNYSKAGWYRLVPGQTVEVWSGFAGGTTFYYYAENSSVTRVWSGSYYTDVPNQAFDWCWDTGCTTCRNVGFRRFRVPLTSLNHIVTLATSSSQGRSNPRTTIALPTKASKGRPILRRKISHQPLRRVKGKVRLAIRRSLPRKTKK from the coding sequence ATGGGGCTTTATTTTCGCAATACCACTGGCTTTACGCTCTATGTAGCCTTTGCCTATCCTGACTTTGGCTGCAGCCCGGTCAACTATTCCAAGGCAGGCTGGTACCGCCTAGTCCCTGGACAAACCGTGGAGGTCTGGAGCGGGTTTGCTGGAGGCACTACGTTCTACTATTATGCAGAAAACAGCTCGGTTACCCGGGTATGGTCAGGGTCTTACTATACGGACGTGCCCAATCAAGCCTTTGACTGGTGCTGGGACACAGGCTGCACGACCTGCAGAAATGTAGGCTTCCGAAGATTCAGAGTTCCTCTAACCTCATTGAACCATATCGTAACCCTTGCAACTAGCAGCAGCCAAGGCAGATCAAACCCGCGCACAACGATCGCCCTGCCTACCAAAGCAAGTAAGGGACGCCCAATTCTGCGGAGAAAAATCAGCCATCAGCCGCTAAGACGGGTTAAAGGTAAGGTTAGACTGGCTATCCGCAGATCACTTCCCCGCAAGACTAAGAAGTAA